The genomic stretch GTCGGTCGATTCTCATGAGCACAGCTGCTTTGGCTCCGTGTGATTTGAAATGTACCATTCCCACGACCTCACTGATTAAGATCGCAGGAGAAGCGGGGCTGAGGTTAGCTTCGGGGGCCGCTTCCATAAAGCTGCCTTTCCCACTCCCACGTTTACAGGATAGGCTTTATTTTAATCCCCACAACTAACTGCCTTACATATCTGTGCTATAATCTTTGCGCCGATATTAACCTGGGCGCGTGGTGGCTGTGTCGGCGACCAACTTTATGAGGCTTATTCTAAATCAGCGATCACCGAATGTCAAAATGTTAAATCAATGGACAGCAGACGTAGCGCATCTGGTGGGCTGTGATGAGATAATAGATTAAACATACTTTACATCTACTAAGTACATCTTCACTGTTCCAAAGTTGGAATGCTAAGGAATGTTGACTTTATAAATCCCAAGCGACTCCTTCGCCGCTTCCGCCAGATTCCTTGCTGGAACCGTGGGATAATCGCACGTCGAAATCCAGGGAATATCGGGAGCGAGAGATGTGTGGAAGAACACTGCTCCACGTTCTCCGGCCAGTTGCCTGAGGGGCCGGCGTGTTGGCGACCTGGTTACCTGTAACCCGCCAGGGATTCTGCCGCAGAGgatgttactgctggtgatgcaCAGCTTGCTGTCAGTGGTCACGGCTCGCCCATCGGTGCCCTCGGACACCGTGTGCGGCAGTAATGCTTGTTACACCGCGCACCTGGACAGAAAGCCCTTCCACCAGGCCCTAGAAAGGTGCAAGGCCAACGGGGGTAACCTGGCGACGGCCAAGAACACAGAGGAAGCGCTGCTGATCCACAAGCTGCTGTCCGGATTCTCCGCCGCACAGCGGCCGAGGAGCAAGTTTTGGCTCGGACTCCAGCTGCCCCCGAGGCATTGCTACCAGCAGCACAAACCGCTGAGGGGCTTCATCTGGACCTCGGGAGGAGCAGAGACCACCTACTCCAACTGGGCCAGGGAGCCCCGGAGTACCTGCACCGCGCACAGGTGCGTTCACCTCATGTCCAGCCCGGCCGGAGGCAACTACAAGTGGCACGACGGCGCGTGCGGTCACGGTGCGGACGGCTACCTTTGCAAGTTCAGCTTTAAAGGTATGTGCCCTCAGATCGCCCTGAGCGGCCCGGGTTCGGCCACCTACACTACCCCTTTCGGCGCCGTGAGTTCCTCCTTGACCCACGTCCCGTTCGGTTCCATTGCGGACGTGTCCTGCGAAGGGGGCTCTCTTGCAGCCGGCTATGTGTTGTGCAAGGAACGAGACCCGGGACAGTATGGATGGTCGAGCGATGGACCCTTCTGCACCCCTCCATCCGGCTGCGACCTTGATAATGGGGGCTGCGCACAGATTTGCGTGAGCGCCGGAGAAGGAGGAGGGTACCGGTGCCAGTGCGACCCTGGGTACCAACTGCGCGGGGACCAGCGCTCCTGCGAGCCTCGGGACTACTGCCAGGACCGGCCATGCGAATACAGCTGTGTCAGCCATTTTCAGGGTTTCCAGTGTCTGTGCCCCGTGGGCTACCAGCTCGCGGAAAACGGGCGCAGCTGCGAGGACACGGACGAATGCGCGCAGACACCCTGCGCCCAGATATGTATCAATACGCTGGGGAGCTTTCGCTGCGACTGCACCCAGGGTTACGCGCTGATTGCCGGCCAGTGCAGAGACCTggatgaatgttctgaccatccCTGTGACCACATCTGTCAGAACGCCGTCGGCTCGTACAGGTGCTTGTGCAGAGCAGGCTACGGACTCCAAGGGACCTTCTGCGTGGACATAGACGAGTGCGCAACACACCGCTGTCAGGGGACCTGCTCCAACAGCGAAGGCAGCTTCCAGTGCTCCTGCAGCCAAGGCTACGAGCTCGGGGAGGATGGGGAAAGTTGCATTCCTGAGGATGTGGCCACCTCGCTCACCTCCACTACCCAGCGCTGGGATACCATGGCGGGAGAGTGGGATCCCACTACGCCGGGCGCACTGATGGAACACGGCTCTGACTGGGAAATGTCCTCCGTCTCATTAGGGGGTCCGTCCATCAGGATGGGGGCGGCGGCGGAGAGCACCACTGTAGACTGGACCCCCGTTCCTTCACCTACAACAGCGCGGCTCTCCGAGAAGCCCGGCTCTGCCAGTCTGTCGTGGGCGCTGATGGGCGCTCTGGGCTCCGTGGCCGCGCTGCTGCTCGTCCTGTGTGTGGTGGGTTTCGTCATGTGCCTTCGCAACCGGTCGCCCAAAGAGAAGGGCATCAACGCCGGAGATTACTACAGTTGGGTGCAGTCAAGAGGGCAATCCCCATTCAGGGCTTCCTATGTCAGGTGCAGCCGTTCAAGCGATAATTACATCGAGATTGAAGCGAGCCAAACCGAGGTGTAAACACACGATGTGAATGGCCCCACGCGTCTTTGCCGCTGCACAAGCTGTGACAAACCTCCGCGCTCCTGTGCAACTTCAGAAAGAAAtgacaagacaaaaaaaaacagacgCAAAGATTCTGAAATAAAGACATATGAACGGGCACAgacttgaaatattaactctgcttTTCTCTCCACAgtcgctgcctgtcctgctgaattgTCCTCACACTTCTGTACCACGCAGGCGGTGGGCATTCGGCCCATCAATCTGATAGTAGCAGCTCTCGGAACACACACATTAATCCCATTCCTACATTTATCTCCCTCTAGCCTGTCTTGGTCACATGCTTATCGACTTTATCAATCATCCGAGGGGTGTGGGCTTTGCAGGCCAAGCCAGCGTTTAATTGCCCATCTCTAGACTGCCCTTGAGGTGAGCTGCCTTCCTGAACGCTGCAGTCCATCTGGTGTGGGTTCACTCACAATGCAGTCACGGGCGGGGGGAATGCTAGGGTTGTGACCCAGCAATGATGAAAGAATTGTGATGTTTTCCAAGTCCAGCTTGGTTGGATAGCAGCTCCCAGGTGATGAAAGCTTCTGCCTTTGCTACTACCCTTGTCTTTCTAGCAAGGGTTTGGAAGATGCTGTTAAAAGAGTCTTTGAAATTTTCCTCTCTCTACATTAGAGCAAATTGCAGTAACTAGTTAGCCCATCAACACTTGTTTGAGGTGTGTGAATAAGCTGGACCGTGTTGGGAAATCccatgaggtcacagggagagcatgtaaactccacacagacaacacattTCTATAAAAAAAACATAACATGCATTACTAATGGACtcaaatcattttatttttgaaaaccGTGAGAAGTGAGTAGTTCTGCTTCTTCTGCCCCTTATCAGTACAGCAATAATTTCTTTTGACAAGTATCAGATGATTGCATAGATTTATTTAGGCCTCCAAGGGGCACCATTTTTTTCTTGGATATTATTTTGTTGGGCAACTGGCTTAAAACTTTATGCACAGCTTTGGTGATACTGCCTGGCTATAGTCCTTGACTCACTCATAAATTCagtgcagatattggaaatattTTTTACATAATGAGATGGTATTTCACCAAGTTCCTTAGCATTGAAACAAATATTATTGGATGTAGAATGTTACTTTAAAGATTCTCATCAAAACGTACAAATTTAGATTTTTTCTGAATTGAAaattgatttaatataatttatatgATTACGATAATGTAACAATTGGATTTTTATATCTTTCCTGACTTGTATGTTTCAGAAACTCTTTTACAGTTAAGTACTTTTTAAGTGTGGTCACTGTTGCAATTGTGAAACTTGGGCATTAATTTGCAGAGTGCACCCTAACAAATAAGAAGGTGATATGGTTACAGTAacctattatatatatatattttaatgttGATTAAGGGATTAATAATGGCCAGAGGCATTGGGGATAACTCTTCTTTTCTGAGTAATATCATGGATTATTTACTGTCCTGAGAGAAATATTTAATGTCAAGATGGCACTTCTGAGAGTTAAGTTCTCCTATTCTTAAGTTTCAACTTGGATTATTTTTCTTGCATCTCTGGAATGGtacaaaagcaacaaatttcttTATAAATTTTTTGGGCTATACATAGGATGGTGAGTCACAGCCACAGGCAAGTTCAGTCTAAAACTCAAGGGCGTCACTCTAAGGAGACAATAAATATTTAAGAGGGACCTGAGGGTCTAGGTCTTCACAGAGAGGGCAGTGGATTCTTGAAATAGCTTAGCTTTTGTCC from Hemitrygon akajei chromosome 7, sHemAka1.3, whole genome shotgun sequence encodes the following:
- the LOC140730632 gene encoding uncharacterized protein encodes the protein MLLLVMHSLLSVVTARPSVPSDTVCGSNACYTAHLDRKPFHQALERCKANGGNLATAKNTEEALLIHKLLSGFSAAQRPRSKFWLGLQLPPRHCYQQHKPLRGFIWTSGGAETTYSNWAREPRSTCTAHRCVHLMSSPAGGNYKWHDGACGHGADGYLCKFSFKGMCPQIALSGPGSATYTTPFGAVSSSLTHVPFGSIADVSCEGGSLAAGYVLCKERDPGQYGWSSDGPFCTPPSGCDLDNGGCAQICVSAGEGGGYRCQCDPGYQLRGDQRSCEPRDYCQDRPCEYSCVSHFQGFQCLCPVGYQLAENGRSCEDTDECAQTPCAQICINTLGSFRCDCTQGYALIAGQCRDLDECSDHPCDHICQNAVGSYRCLCRAGYGLQGTFCVDIDECATHRCQGTCSNSEGSFQCSCSQGYELGEDGESCIPEDVATSLTSTTQRWDTMAGEWDPTTPGALMEHGSDWEMSSVSLGGPSIRMGAAAESTTVDWTPVPSPTTARLSEKPGSASLSWALMGALGSVAALLLVLCVVGFVMCLRNRSPKEKGINAGDYYSWVQSRGQSPFRASYVRCSRSSDNYIEIEASQTEV